The window ATGTAGTCGGTCCGAGTGGTGCTGGTAAGTCGACATTCATTAAAATGATGTATCGTGAAGAAGCACCAACAAGCGGAGATGTTATTGTTAACGGCATAAATCTAGCAACATTGCGGAATAAGCGTATACCCTATTTGCGAAGGCAGATTGGTGTTGTTTTTCAAGACTTCAAGCTCTTACCTAAATTGAATGTTTACGAGAATGTTGCGTTTGCACTCGAGGTAATCGAAGAATCACCAGCAGAGATTCGAAAAAAAGTGAATGACGTCCTTGGGCTTGTCGGACTTACGCAAAAAGCGCGGATGTTCCCGAACGAATTATCAGGTGGAGAAGAGCAGCGCGTTTCCATCGCGAGGTCAATCGTCAATGTACCGAAAGTTGTTATTGCAGATGAACCGACAGGAAATCTTGACCCTGAAACATCATGGGAGATCATGAGGATTTTCGAACAGATCAACACTCGTGGTACGACGATTGTCATGGCCACCCATAACAGGGAAATTGTTAATACAATAAAACACCGTGTCATTGCGATAGAAGGCGGACTCATTACCCGTGATGAATACGGAGGTGAATACTATGAAGGCTAGAACACTTAGTCGGCATATACGCGAAAGTTTTAAAAGCATTCGACGCAATAGCTGGATGACATTCGCGTCAGTCAGCGCCGTTACTGTCACCCTTCTGCTTGTCGGTGTATTCATTGTGATTATGATGAATTTAAACCAACTGGCGCAAAGTATCGAGAATGACGTGGAAATTAAAGTCATTGCAGATCCTGCGGCAGACGAGTCGGCAATTAAAGAATTAGTAGATAAAGTCCGTTCGACAGAAGGAATACTTGAAGTAGTCTTTTCGTCGCGAGATGAAGAGTTGGACAAGATGATTAAATCATTTGGTGATGAACTTAGTTTATATAAACAGAGCAATCCGCTTGGCGATGCACTGTATGTAAAAGCGAAGGACCCGCAGCAGACCGCGACCATCGCAAAGAAAATCGATACATATGACTACACGTATGAGGTCATATACGGCGAAGGAAAAATAGAAAAGCTCTTTAAAGTATTGAACACAAGCCGGAATGTTGGTCTTGCATTGATACTGGCATTGTTATTCACGGCGATGTTCCTTATTTCGAACACAATCCGTATAACAATCGTTGCTAGAAGAACTGAAATTGAAATCATGAAATTGGTCGGAGCAACGAATAACTTCGTGCGTATTCCGTTTTTATTGGAAGGAATGTGGCTTGGCATTTTAGGGGCTATTGCTCCAATGCTCATCATTTCCATATCCTATTACAAGCTATTTGAATACTGGGAACCGAAATTGCAAGGAGAACTATTCCAATTGCTAAACACGACACCATTCATTTTTCAATTGAATGGACTAATCCTATTCATGGGAATCTTTATAGGTGTTTGGGGCAGTTTTATGTCAGTGCGTAAATTTCTTAAAGTATAATGGGAACATAATTTTGAAAAGGAGAAATGGGAAGTTAATAAAATATAAGCGATAGCTTCTATGTATACAAAAACTCGATGGAGAATGTTATTCCATCGAGTTTTTGCATTACCTCTAAATCAAATTTTTAACAAGCGGGCATTAATTGCGACAATAACTGTACTCAGAGACATTAATATAGCGCCAACTGCCGGACTAAGAACTATACCGAAATTATAAAAAACTCCGGCTGCCAATGGGATTGCAAGGATATTATAGCCAGTAGCCCACCATAAGTTTTGCGTCATTTTACGATAGGTAGCCCTTGAAAGCTTAATAATATTTACAACATCAAGTGGATTACTTTTTACAAGGACGACATCAGCTGTTTCAATGGCTACATCTGTTCCTGCGCCTACTGCAATACCGAGATCAGCTTTTGCAAGAGCGGGTGCATCGTTAACACCATCACCGGTCATCGCAGTTCGAAGACCCTCAACTTTTCGGATATGATCAATTTTTTCGGATTTTTCATGTGGAAGCACTTCGGCATAAATCTCTTCCATACCGAGTTGTTTTCCAATATAATGTGCTACTTTCAAATTATCGCCTGTTAGCATAATTGATTTGATATTCATTTCTTTAAGTTTCTTAATAGCCTCTATTGCCGTTTCACGGACAATATCTGCAAGGGCTATCATTCCGGCGAGTTTTCCGTCGATTAACGTGAAGATCACCGTTTTCCCTTCCGAAGACCACTCATCGAATTGAACATTATCATATTCTAGTTTCAGCTCATTTACATAGCCTGGGCTGACGACCAAGACCATCTTTCCATCAACATTCCCTTTCAGACCTTTACCAGTCAATGATTGGAAATCCTCTACCGGGTAAAGAGTGAGACCCATTTCCTCTGCTTTTCTAATAACGCCTTTAGCAAGGGGGTGTTGGGATTGTCTTTCGATTGCAGCTGCATAAGAAATGACGTCTTCTTCACTGAAATCTATAGAATGATAAATGTCCGTAACACCGAATTCACCTTTTGTCAGCGTACCTGTTTTATCGAAAACGACCGCTTCAATATTTCGGGCGCCTTCAAAAGCTGCCCGATTTCGTATGAGAAGTCCATTTTTTGCCGCTATGGATGTTGAGACAGCAACTACTAATGGCGCTGCCAGCCCTAATGCATGTGGACACGCTATGATCAGAACGGTCACCATTCTTTCCATCGCAAATGAAACTGGATAGCCAAGTGAAATCCAGATTAGGAAAGTTATCAGACCTGCTGCCAGTGCGCCATAAAATAACCACTTCGCGGCTCTGTTGGCAAGATCTTGCGCCCGAGATTTGGATTCCTGAGCTTCTTTAACCAAGGTGATGACTTGCGAGAGATACGTTTCACTTCCGGTCTTCATGACAGAAATGATAAGTGATCCTTCACCGTTAATGGACCCACCGATAGCCTCTAAGCCAGCTTGTTTTTCAACTGGAACCGATTCACCTGTCAGCATCGATTCATCAATTGTCGATTTACCTTCTAGTATCTTTCCATCTACCGGTACTTTCTCGCCAGGCTTGACAAGTACATGATCCCCTTGTTTCAACTCCGTTACGTCAACTTCATTAATATTTCCGTCAACGTCAATGAGATGGGCTTCTGAAGGCATCAATTTGGCAAGCTCTTCCAAAGCCCTTGATGCACCCATTACGGAACGCATTTCAATCCAGTGGCCAAGTAGCATAATGTCAACGAGAGTAGCCAGTTCCCAAAAGAAATCGTTTTCTGCCAAGCCGAATACGGAAGCTGTACTATAAACATATGCAACGGTAATTGCCAATGAAATCAATGTCATCATACCTGGATTTCTATTTTTCAGCTCATCTTTTGCACCAGTAAGGAATGGCCAACCACCGTAAGAGAATACAAATGTAGATAGCGCAAACAGGATGTACATGTCTCCGTTAAAACGCCAATCAACGCCGAGAAACATTTGAATCATCGGTGAAAGGACCAAAATAGGAATCGTTACGATCAATGAGATGTAAAAACGTTTTTTGAAATCCTCTACCATATGGGTGTGATGATTGTGATGACCTTCATGACCATGTTGTTCTTTGTGTTCTTCTTTTGCAATATGCTTTTCCGGTTCGTGGTGATGATGTGAATGATTAGACATGCGATTTGCTCCTTTCATAATTACCGGGTTATAGGTATATCGTCAATATACCCATTAAATATGCAGGAATTATGCAAAATCTTCGTTTTCTCTATATTAAAGAAACGCACGATTATTCCTACGCACGATTCATGAAGATCGGTCATGCTACATACCCTTATAAGGTATATAACCATTACATGCAATATGTAAACATAAGCATTATTTCAATTTAGAAAAAGGTGGGGGATTAGTGGGGAACTATCAATTATTTGTATTAGGTTCACTTGGTTTGTTAACACTTGTAGTCGTTATAGCAGCGATAATCTGGAAAAGAAAATTTCGAACGATGCAAGGAATGATGATTTCAATGTTCTTTGGGATGAATGTGGGATTGACTGCCGGCGTTCTATTAGGTGTTACCTATCAAGGTAACCTATTTCTTTCAACGATACTTTCAATGGCTATTGGTGTGCTTGCAGGCTCATTATGCGGATTATGCTTTGGAATCCTCTCTGTATTAGAAGGATTAATGGCTGGGTTAATGGGAGGCATGATGGGGGCAATGGTAGGGGAGATGATTCGTGTAGATCAGTCGATAAGTTTGATACAGATTTTCTTATTTTTATCCATCAGTACAATTTTTATTATAGCTATTTTGAAAACACCACAAAACTCGAAAGTGCTTACTAAAAAGTGGTTATTAAAACCTTTGGTACTTTCAACTTTTGTAGTTTTTTTTATAATAGGCGGCAATTCTATTGCTGAGAAATATGGAAATCAAAAGGAATTAGAGATGCCAGAAAGTCATCATTCAGCGA of the Sporosarcina sp. FSL K6-1508 genome contains:
- a CDS encoding plastocyanin/azurin family copper-binding protein, which gives rise to MGNYQLFVLGSLGLLTLVVVIAAIIWKRKFRTMQGMMISMFFGMNVGLTAGVLLGVTYQGNLFLSTILSMAIGVLAGSLCGLCFGILSVLEGLMAGLMGGMMGAMVGEMIRVDQSISLIQIFLFLSISTIFIIAILKTPQNSKVLTKKWLLKPLVLSTFVVFFIIGGNSIAEKYGNQKELEMPESHHSAMPGSTDNSDSESQMIVLETVDMKYSKNEIIVEKDKPVTLTLTNRDKVEHDIEIRTSSFNMVMGSKHNHGGNKDLLHLHATPGNTETLTFTLTESGVYEFYCTVPGHKELGMIGQFIVS
- the ftsX gene encoding permease-like cell division protein FtsX; amino-acid sequence: MKARTLSRHIRESFKSIRRNSWMTFASVSAVTVTLLLVGVFIVIMMNLNQLAQSIENDVEIKVIADPAADESAIKELVDKVRSTEGILEVVFSSRDEELDKMIKSFGDELSLYKQSNPLGDALYVKAKDPQQTATIAKKIDTYDYTYEVIYGEGKIEKLFKVLNTSRNVGLALILALLFTAMFLISNTIRITIVARRTEIEIMKLVGATNNFVRIPFLLEGMWLGILGAIAPMLIISISYYKLFEYWEPKLQGELFQLLNTTPFIFQLNGLILFMGIFIGVWGSFMSVRKFLKV
- the ftsE gene encoding cell division ATP-binding protein FtsE, which codes for MIVMKNVYKKYPNGVVAANGLNVVIDPGEFVYVVGPSGAGKSTFIKMMYREEAPTSGDVIVNGINLATLRNKRIPYLRRQIGVVFQDFKLLPKLNVYENVAFALEVIEESPAEIRKKVNDVLGLVGLTQKARMFPNELSGGEEQRVSIARSIVNVPKVVIADEPTGNLDPETSWEIMRIFEQINTRGTTIVMATHNREIVNTIKHRVIAIEGGLITRDEYGGEYYEG
- a CDS encoding copper-translocating P-type ATPase — protein: MSNHSHHHHEPEKHIAKEEHKEQHGHEGHHNHHTHMVEDFKKRFYISLIVTIPILVLSPMIQMFLGVDWRFNGDMYILFALSTFVFSYGGWPFLTGAKDELKNRNPGMMTLISLAITVAYVYSTASVFGLAENDFFWELATLVDIMLLGHWIEMRSVMGASRALEELAKLMPSEAHLIDVDGNINEVDVTELKQGDHVLVKPGEKVPVDGKILEGKSTIDESMLTGESVPVEKQAGLEAIGGSINGEGSLIISVMKTGSETYLSQVITLVKEAQESKSRAQDLANRAAKWLFYGALAAGLITFLIWISLGYPVSFAMERMVTVLIIACPHALGLAAPLVVAVSTSIAAKNGLLIRNRAAFEGARNIEAVVFDKTGTLTKGEFGVTDIYHSIDFSEEDVISYAAAIERQSQHPLAKGVIRKAEEMGLTLYPVEDFQSLTGKGLKGNVDGKMVLVVSPGYVNELKLEYDNVQFDEWSSEGKTVIFTLIDGKLAGMIALADIVRETAIEAIKKLKEMNIKSIMLTGDNLKVAHYIGKQLGMEEIYAEVLPHEKSEKIDHIRKVEGLRTAMTGDGVNDAPALAKADLGIAVGAGTDVAIETADVVLVKSNPLDVVNIIKLSRATYRKMTQNLWWATGYNILAIPLAAGVFYNFGIVLSPAVGAILMSLSTVIVAINARLLKI